The stretch of DNA GTCGAGAAAGCGCGCCCGCGAGCCCAGCGCCGCTTCCAGGGCGCGGCGATACAGCCGGGCGCCGCTGCCCACCAGGGCGATCGGCACCTCGGCCGGGAGCGTCGCGACCCAGTCGCCCAGCGATGCGCAGGCATCCGGCAACACCGGGTTCGCGTCGGCATCGTAGAGCCCGGCGTAGACCTCGCCGCGGCGCGCGTCGAGCAGCGGCGCGCACAGACCCGAGACCCGCGCCTGGAACGCGAGCGCGGCCAGGGTGGGCACGGGCACGAGCTTGCGGGGCGTGCCGAAGGCGAGCCCGAGCGCGGTGGCGAGCCCGATGCGCAGGCCGGTGAACGACCCGGGGCCGATGGCCAGCGCGATCCGGTCGACCTCGCCGAGCCGGCGGCCCA from Myxococcota bacterium encodes:
- the tsaB gene encoding tRNA (adenosine(37)-N6)-threonylcarbamoyltransferase complex dimerization subunit type 1 TsaB, which codes for MLLALETSAERGGVALFEGGESLGEADVPERERHAASLLVCLDGLLARVGRRLGEVDRIALAIGPGSFTGLRIGLATALGLAFGTPRKLVPVPTLAALAFQARVSGLCAPLLDARRGEVYAGLYDADANPVLPDACASLGDWVATLPAEVPIALVGSGARLYRRALEAALGSRARFLDAVGDLTARSVGALGHRLSAAGADVEPEKVELRYLRRAEAEAKRLALQGNGEPIPLARPR